A genomic window from Micromonospora violae includes:
- the rpsL gene encoding 30S ribosomal protein S12 — protein MPTIQQLVRKGRQAKTTKTKTPALKGSPQRRGVCTRVYTTTPKKPNSALRKVARVKLSSQIEVTAYIPGVGHNLQEHSIVLVRGGRVKDLPGVRYKIVRGSLDTQGVRNRKQARSRYGAKKEKS, from the coding sequence GTGCCCACGATCCAGCAGCTGGTCCGAAAGGGCCGCCAGGCGAAGACGACCAAGACCAAGACCCCGGCGCTGAAGGGTTCCCCTCAGCGGCGCGGCGTGTGCACCCGCGTGTACACCACCACCCCGAAGAAGCCGAACTCGGCGCTGCGCAAGGTCGCTCGCGTGAAGCTCAGCAGCCAGATCGAGGTGACCGCCTACATCCCCGGCGTCGGTCACAACCTGCAGGAGCACTCGATCGTGCTCGTTCGCGGTGGCCGGGTGAAGGATCTCCCCGGCGTGCGTTACAAGATCGTTCGCGGCTCGCTGGACACCCAGGGTGTCCGCAACCGCAAGCAGGCGCGCAGCCGTTACGGCGCGAAGAAGGAGAAGAGCTGA
- the fusA gene encoding elongation factor G, producing the protein MAAADALANVRNIGIMAHIDAGKTTTTERILFYTGITYKIGEVHEGAAVMDWMEQEQERGITITSAATKCEWKGHTIQIIDTPGHVDFTVEVERSLRVLDGAVAVYDGVAGVEPQTENVWRQADKYNVPRMCFVNKLDRTGADFFRCVQMMIDRLNATPLVLQIPIGLEGDHIGVVDLIGMRALTWRGETQKGEDYAVEEIPAELADSAAEWREKLMETLADVDDAVMEKYLEGDEVSVEEIKAAVRRATIAGKANPVLCGSAFKNKGVQPMLDAVVDFLPSPLDVPAIEGTAPDGETPLLRKPSNSEPFSGLAFKIQTDKHLGKLTYVRVYSGTLDSGSQVVNSTKDRKERIGKIYQMHANKREERPSAQAGDIIAVQGLKQTTTGDTLSDPANPVILESMTFPEPVISVAIEPKTKSDQEKLGTAIQRLAEEDPTFRVQLDEETGQTVISGMGELHLDILVDRMRREFNVEANVGKPQVAYRETIRRKVEKVEYTHKKQTGGSGQYARVIVSVEPLPLDNESPTYEFANAVTGGRIPREFIPSVDAGAQDALQYGVLAGFPLVGVKLTLLDGQYHEVDSSEMAFKIAGSMVMKDAARKADPALLEPMMAVEVTTPEENMGDVIGDLNSRRGIIQAMEERSGARIVRALVPLSEMFGYVGDLRSKTQGRASYSMQFDSYAEVPQSVAKEIIAKATGE; encoded by the coding sequence GTGGCCGCCGCAGACGCGCTCGCCAACGTACGCAACATCGGCATCATGGCGCACATCGATGCCGGTAAGACCACGACCACCGAGCGAATCCTGTTCTACACCGGCATCACGTACAAGATCGGTGAGGTCCACGAGGGCGCCGCCGTCATGGACTGGATGGAGCAGGAGCAGGAGCGTGGTATCACCATCACCTCCGCTGCTACCAAGTGTGAGTGGAAGGGCCACACGATCCAGATCATCGACACGCCTGGCCACGTCGACTTCACGGTCGAGGTCGAGCGGTCGTTGCGCGTCCTGGATGGTGCGGTAGCCGTTTACGACGGTGTCGCCGGCGTGGAGCCGCAGACGGAGAACGTCTGGCGGCAGGCCGACAAGTACAACGTCCCGCGTATGTGCTTCGTCAACAAGCTCGACCGCACCGGTGCCGACTTCTTCCGCTGCGTGCAGATGATGATCGACCGGCTGAACGCCACCCCGCTGGTTCTCCAGATCCCGATCGGGCTCGAGGGTGACCACATCGGTGTCGTCGACCTGATCGGCATGCGCGCCCTCACCTGGCGCGGGGAGACCCAGAAGGGTGAGGACTACGCGGTTGAGGAGATCCCGGCCGAGCTGGCCGACTCCGCCGCCGAGTGGCGCGAGAAGCTGATGGAGACCCTCGCCGACGTCGACGACGCGGTGATGGAGAAGTACCTGGAGGGCGACGAGGTCTCCGTTGAGGAGATCAAGGCCGCTGTCCGGCGTGCCACCATCGCCGGCAAGGCCAACCCGGTGCTGTGCGGCTCGGCGTTCAAGAACAAGGGCGTCCAGCCCATGCTCGACGCCGTTGTCGACTTCCTGCCGTCGCCGCTGGACGTTCCGGCCATCGAGGGTACGGCCCCCGACGGCGAGACCCCGCTGCTGCGTAAGCCGTCCAACTCGGAGCCCTTCTCCGGTCTGGCCTTCAAGATCCAGACGGACAAGCACCTGGGCAAGCTCACCTACGTGCGGGTCTACTCCGGCACGCTCGATTCCGGTTCCCAGGTGGTCAACTCCACCAAGGACCGCAAGGAGCGGATCGGCAAGATCTACCAGATGCACGCCAACAAGCGGGAAGAGCGTCCGTCGGCGCAGGCCGGCGACATCATCGCCGTGCAGGGTCTCAAGCAGACCACCACCGGCGACACTCTCTCCGACCCGGCGAACCCGGTCATCCTGGAGTCGATGACGTTCCCGGAGCCGGTCATCTCGGTGGCGATCGAGCCGAAGACCAAGTCCGACCAGGAGAAGCTGGGCACGGCCATCCAGCGCCTGGCCGAGGAGGACCCGACCTTCCGCGTCCAGTTGGACGAGGAGACCGGTCAGACGGTCATCTCCGGCATGGGTGAGCTGCACCTGGACATCCTGGTCGACCGGATGCGCCGCGAGTTCAACGTCGAGGCCAACGTCGGCAAGCCGCAGGTGGCGTACCGCGAGACCATCCGCCGCAAGGTGGAGAAGGTCGAGTACACCCACAAGAAGCAGACCGGTGGTTCGGGTCAGTACGCCCGCGTGATCGTGAGCGTCGAGCCGCTTCCGCTGGACAACGAGTCGCCGACCTACGAGTTCGCCAACGCCGTCACCGGTGGCCGCATCCCCCGGGAGTTCATCCCCTCGGTGGACGCGGGTGCGCAGGACGCGCTTCAGTACGGCGTCCTGGCCGGCTTCCCGCTGGTCGGCGTGAAGCTGACCCTGCTGGACGGCCAGTACCACGAGGTCGACTCGTCGGAAATGGCATTCAAGATCGCCGGCTCGATGGTGATGAAGGACGCGGCCCGCAAGGCCGATCCGGCACTGCTCGAGCCGATGATGGCCGTTGAAGTCACCACTCCTGAGGAGAACATGGGTGACGTCATCGGTGACCTCAACTCCCGCCGCGGCATCATCCAGGCGATGGAGGAGCGCAGCGGCGCCCGCATCGTCCGGGCCCTGGTGCCGTTGTCGGAGATGTTCGGCTACGTCGGCGACCTGCGGTCGAAGACCCAGGGCCGGGCTAGCTACAGCATGCAGTTCGACTCCTACGCCGAGGTTCCGCAGAGCGTCGCGAAGGAGATCATCGCGAAGGCAACGGGCGAGTAA
- the tuf gene encoding elongation factor Tu — MAKAKFERTKPHVNIGTIGHIDHGKTTLTAAITKVLHDQYPDLNPYTPFDEIDKAPEEKARGITISIAHVEYQTESRHYAHVDCPGHADYIKNMITGAAQMDGAILVVAATDGPMPQTREHVLLARQVGVPYIVVALNKSDMVDDEELLELVELEVRELLSSQEYPGDDLPVVQVSALKALEGDPVWTAKLLELMSAVDTAIPQPERETEKPFLMPVEDVFTITGRGTVVTGRVERGVLLPNEDVEVVGIREKGFKTKVTAIEMFRKTLDDARAGENVGLLLRGTKREDVERGMVVIKPGTTTPHTEFEATVYILSKEEGGRHTPFFQNYRPQFYFRTTDVTGVVTLPEGTEMVMPGDNTSMAVKLIQPIAMEENLKFAIREGGRTVGAGFVTKIVK; from the coding sequence GTGGCGAAGGCTAAGTTCGAGCGGACTAAGCCGCACGTCAACATCGGCACCATTGGTCACATCGACCACGGTAAGACGACGCTGACGGCGGCCATCACCAAGGTCCTGCACGACCAGTACCCGGACCTGAACCCTTACACGCCGTTCGACGAGATCGACAAGGCGCCGGAGGAGAAGGCCCGCGGTATCACGATCTCGATCGCGCACGTCGAGTACCAGACCGAGTCGCGGCACTACGCGCACGTCGACTGCCCTGGGCACGCCGACTACATCAAGAACATGATCACCGGTGCCGCCCAGATGGACGGCGCGATCCTGGTGGTCGCGGCGACCGACGGCCCGATGCCGCAGACCCGCGAGCACGTGCTGCTGGCCCGTCAGGTCGGTGTGCCGTACATCGTCGTGGCGCTCAACAAGAGCGACATGGTCGATGACGAGGAGCTCCTGGAGCTCGTCGAGCTCGAGGTCCGTGAGCTGCTCTCCTCGCAGGAGTACCCGGGTGACGACCTGCCGGTCGTCCAGGTCTCCGCGCTGAAGGCGCTCGAGGGCGACCCGGTGTGGACCGCGAAGCTGCTTGAGCTGATGAGCGCGGTCGACACCGCGATCCCGCAGCCGGAGCGCGAGACCGAGAAGCCGTTCCTCATGCCCGTCGAGGACGTGTTCACGATCACCGGTCGTGGCACCGTCGTCACCGGTCGTGTCGAGCGTGGCGTGCTGCTCCCGAACGAGGACGTCGAGGTTGTCGGCATCCGCGAGAAGGGCTTCAAGACCAAGGTCACCGCGATCGAGATGTTCCGGAAGACCCTGGACGACGCCCGCGCAGGCGAGAACGTCGGTCTGCTGCTGCGTGGCACCAAGCGCGAGGACGTCGAGCGCGGCATGGTCGTCATCAAGCCGGGCACCACGACCCCGCACACGGAGTTCGAGGCGACGGTCTACATCCTCTCCAAGGAGGAGGGCGGCCGGCACACCCCGTTCTTCCAGAACTACCGTCCGCAGTTCTACTTCCGGACCACGGACGTCACCGGTGTCGTCACCCTCCCCGAGGGCACCGAGATGGTCATGCCTGGTGACAACACGTCCATGGCGGTGAAGCTGATCCAGCCCATCGCCATGGAGGAGAACCTCAAGTTCGCGATCCGCGAGGGTGGCCGCACCGTCGGCGCCGGGTTCGTCACCAAGATCGTCAAGTGA
- the rpsG gene encoding 30S ribosomal protein S7, giving the protein MPRKGPAPRRPLVADPVYNSPLVTQLVNKILLRGKRQLAESIVYAALEGCREKSGTDPVVTLKRAMDNVKPTLEVRSRRVGGATYQVPVEVRPTRATTLGLRWLVTYSRARREKTMVERLMNELLDASNGLGAAVKRREDTHKMAESNKAFAHYRW; this is encoded by the coding sequence ATGCCGCGTAAGGGACCCGCTCCGCGGCGGCCACTGGTCGCTGACCCGGTGTACAACTCGCCGCTGGTCACCCAGCTGGTGAACAAGATCCTGCTGCGCGGCAAGCGTCAGCTCGCCGAGTCGATCGTGTACGCGGCCCTCGAGGGCTGCCGCGAGAAGTCCGGCACCGACCCGGTCGTCACCCTCAAGCGGGCGATGGACAACGTCAAGCCGACCCTCGAGGTGCGTAGCCGTCGAGTCGGTGGCGCCACCTACCAGGTTCCGGTCGAGGTCCGCCCGACCCGGGCGACCACCCTGGGCCTGCGCTGGCTGGTCACCTACTCCCGCGCCCGCCGCGAGAAGACCATGGTCGAGCGGCTGATGAACGAGCTGCTGGACGCGAGCAACGGCCTCGGTGCCGCCGTCAAGCGGCGCGAGGACACGCACAAGATGGCCGAGTCGAACAAGGCCTTCGCGCACTACCGCTGGTAA
- a CDS encoding DNA-directed RNA polymerase subunit beta': MLDVNFFDELRIGLATADDIRQWSHGEVKKPETINYRTLKPEKDGLFCEKIFGPQRDWECYCGKYKRVRFKGIICERCGVEVTRSKVRRERMGHIELAAPVTHIWYFKGVPSRLGYLLDLAPKDLEKIIYFASYVVTSVDAESRHRDLSTIENEILAEKRQSENSRDSEIEKRAAKLEADLAELEAEGAKADVRRKVKEGGEREMRQIRDRAQREIDRLDEVLDTFRKLEPKQLVTDELLYRELRDRFGEYFTGSMGAEAIKALVQNMDLDAEAESLRETIRSGKGQRKIRALKRLKVVAAFLNTRNSPLGMVLDCVPVIPPDLRPMVQLDGGRFATSDLNDLYRRVINRNNRLKRLIDLGAPEIIVNNEKRMLQEAVDALFDNGRRGRPVTGPGNRPLKSLSDMLKGKQGRFRQNLLGKRVDYSGRSVIVVGPKLKLHQCGLPKQMALELFKPFVMKRLVDLNHAQNIKSAKRMVERQRPVVWDVLEEVIGEHPVLLNRAPTLHRLGIQAFEPQLVEGKAIQIHPLVCTAFNADFDGDQMAVHVPLSAEAQAEARILMLSSNNILKPADGKPVTMPTQDMVIGLYHLTHLTAGEKGEGRAFSSDAEARMAFDNGELHLQAPVKIRLRDVIGVDNGSGAEAWTAPEGWVEGDPLTVETTLGRVLFNETLPQGYRFVNYEIRKGQLSAIVNDLAERFPKVALAATLDGLKEAGFHWATWSGVTIGMEDVIAPPRKAEILARYEKDADQIDKQYQRGLMTAEERRGELIEIWTKATNEVAKEMDTALPQENPLWKMINSGARGNLLQLRQIAAIRGLVANPKGEIIPRPIKASYREGLSVLEYFISTHGARKGLADTALRTADSGYLTRRLVDVSQDVIIREEDCGTDRAIPMQIGERLDGKLVVHTHAETSVHARTLADDIKGPDGTVVAERGQDINSIGVDKIVAAGVETVRVRSVLTCESKLGVCAACYGRSLPTGKSVDIGEAVGIIAAQSIGEPGTQLTMRTFHTGGVAGEDITQGLPRVQEIFEARVPKGKAPIADTPGRIRIEDGERSRKIIVVPDDGSDEIVYDKISKRVKLRTHDGGHVAVGEKLTEGTIDPHELLRIMGPRAVQVHLTSEVQEVYRSQGVLIHDKHIEIIIRQMLKRVTVIDSGSTEFLPGVLVDRALFESENRRLVSEGGEPAAGRPVLMGITKASLATDSWLSAASFQETTRVLTDAAINSRSDSLVGLKENVIIGKLIPAGTGISKYRNVRVEPTEEAKAKVYSMTGYPETDYGFGPASGQAVPLDDFDFGSYR, from the coding sequence GTGCTCGACGTCAACTTCTTCGACGAGCTGCGCATTGGTCTCGCCACCGCCGACGACATCCGTCAGTGGTCGCACGGCGAGGTCAAGAAGCCTGAGACCATCAACTACCGCACCCTGAAGCCGGAAAAGGACGGGCTCTTCTGCGAGAAGATCTTCGGTCCGCAGCGGGACTGGGAGTGCTACTGCGGTAAGTACAAGCGCGTCCGGTTCAAGGGCATCATCTGTGAGCGCTGCGGCGTCGAGGTGACCCGCTCCAAGGTTCGCCGTGAGCGGATGGGGCACATCGAGCTCGCCGCTCCGGTGACCCACATCTGGTACTTCAAGGGCGTTCCGAGCCGGCTGGGCTACCTGCTGGACCTCGCGCCCAAGGATCTCGAGAAGATCATCTACTTCGCCTCGTACGTCGTGACGAGCGTTGACGCCGAGTCGCGTCACCGTGACCTCTCGACGATCGAGAACGAGATCCTGGCCGAGAAGCGGCAGTCCGAGAACAGCCGCGACTCGGAGATCGAGAAGCGGGCCGCCAAGCTCGAGGCCGACCTGGCCGAGCTGGAGGCCGAGGGTGCCAAGGCGGACGTCCGGCGCAAGGTCAAGGAGGGCGGAGAGCGCGAGATGCGCCAGATCCGCGACCGGGCCCAGCGCGAGATCGACCGCCTGGACGAGGTGCTGGACACCTTCCGCAAGCTGGAGCCGAAGCAGCTGGTCACCGACGAGCTGCTCTACCGCGAGCTGCGCGACCGGTTCGGTGAGTACTTCACCGGTTCCATGGGTGCCGAGGCGATCAAGGCGCTGGTCCAGAACATGGACCTCGACGCCGAGGCCGAGAGCCTGCGGGAGACCATCCGGTCCGGCAAGGGCCAGCGGAAGATCCGGGCGCTCAAGCGACTCAAGGTCGTCGCGGCGTTCCTGAACACCCGCAACTCGCCGCTCGGCATGGTGCTGGACTGCGTCCCGGTCATCCCGCCGGACCTGCGCCCGATGGTGCAGCTCGACGGTGGCCGCTTCGCGACCTCGGACCTGAACGACCTGTACCGCCGCGTGATCAACCGGAACAACCGCCTCAAGCGGCTGATCGACCTCGGCGCGCCCGAGATCATCGTCAACAACGAGAAGCGGATGCTCCAGGAGGCCGTCGACGCGCTGTTCGACAACGGCCGTCGTGGTCGGCCGGTCACCGGTCCGGGTAACCGCCCGCTCAAGTCGCTGTCCGACATGCTCAAGGGCAAGCAGGGCCGCTTCCGCCAGAACCTGCTGGGCAAGCGCGTCGACTACTCCGGCCGTTCGGTCATCGTGGTCGGCCCGAAGCTCAAGCTGCACCAGTGCGGTCTGCCCAAGCAGATGGCACTGGAGCTGTTCAAGCCGTTCGTGATGAAGCGGCTGGTCGACCTCAACCACGCACAGAACATCAAGTCCGCCAAGCGGATGGTCGAGCGTCAGCGCCCGGTCGTGTGGGACGTGCTGGAAGAGGTCATCGGCGAGCACCCCGTGCTGCTCAACCGCGCGCCGACCCTGCACCGCCTGGGCATCCAGGCCTTCGAGCCGCAGCTGGTCGAGGGCAAGGCGATCCAGATCCACCCGCTGGTCTGCACCGCGTTCAACGCCGACTTCGACGGTGACCAGATGGCGGTGCACGTGCCGCTGTCCGCCGAGGCCCAGGCCGAGGCGCGGATCCTGATGCTGTCGTCGAACAACATCCTCAAGCCGGCCGACGGTAAGCCGGTCACCATGCCCACCCAGGACATGGTCATCGGTCTGTACCACCTCACCCACCTCACCGCCGGTGAGAAGGGCGAGGGCCGGGCGTTCAGCTCGGACGCCGAGGCGCGGATGGCCTTCGACAACGGCGAGCTGCACCTGCAGGCGCCGGTGAAGATCCGTCTGCGTGACGTGATCGGGGTCGACAACGGATCCGGTGCCGAGGCGTGGACCGCCCCGGAGGGCTGGGTCGAGGGTGACCCGCTGACCGTGGAGACCACCCTGGGTCGGGTGCTGTTCAACGAGACGCTGCCGCAGGGCTACCGCTTCGTGAACTACGAGATCCGCAAGGGTCAGCTCTCCGCGATCGTCAACGACCTCGCCGAGCGCTTCCCCAAGGTGGCGCTGGCCGCCACCCTGGACGGGCTCAAGGAGGCCGGTTTCCACTGGGCCACCTGGTCCGGCGTGACGATCGGCATGGAGGACGTCATCGCTCCGCCGCGCAAGGCGGAGATCCTGGCGCGGTACGAGAAGGACGCCGACCAGATCGACAAGCAGTACCAGCGTGGTCTGATGACCGCCGAGGAGCGTCGCGGCGAGCTCATCGAGATCTGGACCAAGGCGACCAACGAGGTTGCCAAGGAGATGGACACCGCGCTGCCGCAGGAGAACCCGCTGTGGAAGATGATCAACTCGGGTGCTCGCGGTAACCTGCTCCAGCTCCGGCAGATCGCGGCGATCCGTGGTCTGGTGGCCAACCCCAAGGGTGAGATCATCCCGCGGCCGATCAAGGCCAGCTACCGGGAGGGTCTGTCCGTGCTGGAGTACTTCATCTCCACGCACGGTGCCCGTAAGGGTCTCGCCGACACCGCGCTGCGGACCGCCGACTCGGGTTACCTGACCCGTCGTCTGGTGGACGTCTCGCAGGACGTCATCATCCGCGAAGAGGACTGCGGCACCGACCGGGCGATCCCGATGCAGATCGGCGAGCGGCTGGACGGCAAGCTCGTCGTCCACACCCACGCCGAGACCAGCGTGCACGCCCGTACCCTCGCCGACGACATCAAGGGGCCGGACGGCACCGTGGTCGCCGAGCGCGGGCAGGACATCAACTCCATCGGGGTCGACAAGATCGTCGCCGCTGGCGTGGAGACCGTCCGGGTGCGCAGCGTGCTCACCTGTGAGTCGAAGCTGGGCGTCTGCGCGGCCTGCTACGGCCGGTCGCTGCCGACCGGCAAGTCGGTCGACATCGGCGAGGCGGTCGGCATCATCGCCGCCCAGTCCATCGGTGAGCCCGGTACGCAGCTGACGATGCGTACCTTCCACACCGGTGGTGTCGCGGGTGAGGACATCACCCAGGGTCTGCCGCGTGTGCAGGAAATCTTCGAGGCTCGGGTCCCGAAGGGTAAGGCGCCCATCGCCGACACCCCCGGTCGGATCCGGATCGAGGACGGCGAGCGCTCGCGGAAGATCATCGTGGTGCCGGACGACGGCAGCGACGAGATCGTCTACGACAAGATCTCGAAGCGGGTCAAGCTCCGTACCCACGACGGCGGTCACGTCGCGGTCGGCGAGAAGCTGACCGAGGGCACCATCGACCCGCACGAGTTGCTGCGGATCATGGGTCCGCGGGCGGTCCAGGTCCACCTGACCAGTGAGGTCCAGGAGGTCTACCGCTCGCAGGGTGTGCTCATCCACGACAAGCACATCGAGATCATCATCCGCCAGATGCTCAAGCGGGTGACGGTCATCGACTCCGGCTCGACCGAGTTCCTGCCGGGCGTGCTCGTCGACCGGGCGCTGTTCGAGTCGGAGAACCGCCGGCTCGTCTCGGAGGGCGGCGAGCCCGCCGCTGGTCGTCCGGTGCTGATGGGTATCACCAAGGCCTCGCTGGCCACCGACTCCTGGCTCTCGGCGGCCTCCTTCCAGGAGACCACCCGGGTGCTGACCGACGCTGCGATCAACTCGCGCAGCGACTCGCTGGTCGGCCTCAAGGAGAACGTGATCATCGGTAAGCTCATCCCGGCCGGTACCGGCATCAGCAAGTACCGCAACGTCCGGGTCGAGCCGACCGAGGAGGCCAAGGCCAAGGTCTACTCGATGACCGGTTACCCGGAGACCGACTACGGGTTCGGGCCGGCCAGCGGGCAGGCCGTGCCGCTGGACGACTTCGACTTCGGGTCGTACCGCTAA